One Antedon mediterranea chromosome 1, ecAntMedi1.1, whole genome shotgun sequence genomic window, AGAAGAGGCACAACTACTGTGGTATGTCTATAGAAGAGGCACAACTACTGTGGTATGTCTATAGAAGGGGCACAACTACTGTGGTATATCTATAGAAGGGGCACAACTACTGTGGTATGTCTATAGAAGGGGCACAACTACTGTGGTATGTCTATAGAAGAGGCACAACCACAGTGGTGTCTGCAGAATGCACAACCAGAGGTATGTCTATAGAAGGGGCACAACCGCAATGGTATATCTATAAAAGAGGCACAACCGCAGTGGTGGTATGTTTATAAAAGGGGCACAACCAAAGTGGTATGTCTATAGAAGGGGCACAACCAGTTATGTCTATAGAAGATACACAACCACAGTGGGTGTCTATAGGAGGGGCATAACCGCATTGGTAGGTCAGCTGTATAGTCTTGTGAGCTGGATCGCAACAGAAGAACAAGGACGTAAATAatgattaaatgtttttattgtcgGTTTCACAATCCTTATTTAGCTTTTTATGCTTTCTATATAGAAAACAAGCATTTACAAGAACTGTCATCTCTTTTATAATAACTTCTTAAATAAGTTCATAGTTTAATTctgattacaatatttaaaggCAACACCACAcatctgttttttttatgttctttttttttaaaaagggaaatgatttaaatatcaaaatacaataacagATTATACTTTTGACTCTTGTGCATTTACAGTGATCATGTCACGACATCATGTGATCCCAACCCAACCCCTTGCTATATCTGCCAAAATGCAGTTAGTCCACCATATTCACCTGCATTTCTAACGAAGATGTAGGctgtttttttattgtacattttCCCTGATGGTAAAATAGAATgttgaattaatattattttaaattaataaaactgtTACCTGAAAGCCTATTCTAAGGTATTATAGATGAAAATTCACTCAGGCATAACATTTATCGCCAAGATAGTGAGTCTCATTGGGACATATTTTTTACCAGGTCTACTTAAATTCATCTTAAATTTTATGTAAGATGAATTTTAGAGGGATGTCTAAAGGAAAAAGTTATGTTGTGTAGTTTTCAGTGACTAATAAAATCCATTTCAACAAAATCTCTGATCTAGATACTTTCTAACAATCGACTGTTTAGTACATGTATCCAGATTCTTGGCAACATTTAAAACTTACTGTTAAAGCATTCTCACATGCACATGAACGCTCTACACTAAACCAGATCTCTGTCTCTGATCTTATTCCCCAGTACTAACCTGGATCTTCCCCAACCCTTGGTACTAACTAGGGTCCTCCCCCACCCTTGGTACTAACAAGGGACCTCCACCCACCTCCCCACCCTTGGTACTAGCTCTAGGATGACGGTTACTTCCCTGGCACGGATATTTGATTAGCAACCAACCACCATTGATTTGATCAAACCTCAAAATGATTTTCTTGAACTCCAAACttactaaaaaatatttatacagtatatcctTACATTCAATTAATACACCCACTTATTCATTACAACCCttgacaatattattattactgtaacgATAGGAACTATCTTAATTTCAAATTGCACCTTTGATAAATTTCTGTTAAATCTATAATATACTGTGTTACATTTTCCATCTTCTACAAGACAAttcaaattattctactgcagtaatttCAAAGGTTTGCTGCACTTAATATATATACAGTTTACATTTTTCTGCAGTATTAAATCAGTTTATAAATATGTCACATACACTTAAAAACTATCAACtcttaatattataaagtatttgCTATTCAATACGAGGGGTCTGCATTCTTAGAAATATTACTGCATCCATACTGCAGTAATAACAGTACTTTAGCAACTACACTGCAGTAGAATAACTTTAATCTTTCCTGTCATTTTCTATGTAACATATGTTGAAAACATTGAAAATGAAAACCCTTTATGTGGGTTTCAAAACCATTTTCATTAGAATAATTTTTCACAGATGTCGGTTGTTTTTAAATCCAAATAAAATCAGATGCAAATTAAGCATCGATACAACATGCTAAAGTTCAAATACGAAAATCACCACTTTGACCTGCAGTCGTGCAAATGAAACCGTCGCTGAATGAATTGTTGCTACAGTAAACCGGCGCAAATTTCAAGTAACAATTTGGATCGTTAGCTAGGCTCATGATTTGTAGGTATAGTGCATCATTTCTTCAATGGCTCGACACCATTCTAATGCATATCCCTCTGGGTCAATTAGGTAGTACGTCCTATTTGGCTGCAGGTAAGAAAAAGTAATAAAGTTTACAACatgataaatttaatattgtagtttttaatgttattatctaTTGTAGTTACTATATTGTGCTTATTAGCAATTTTATTGGATATAAagtagaacctccattttacgtacggtacgggaccgaaaggcgtacgtaaaacaaaggattcgtaaaatcaaggttgaccttaaattgaccccaaatacgtagagatcgtagctatAAAGGCTACCCTGTTTGTCTACTTTACTGAACAACAGCATGCAGGttgtcactagctaggccttgcctagactattcaggccaggctagcaggccaagatgtgaggcctaactagaaaagtacagtactgtatatacaggctgtgagatgtttaaataaagtgtaaaatatcaatgttcttgtattttctatcaataaaaacagtcgctgcttaaatgcacgtgcgtagcttgtctcaaacacacagcagaattcctcacacacacacacacacacagccacagctttgttgttaaattgcgccctcaatgtaagaaaatgatgacgtcatcggttattttaagcgtacgtaaaatcaagggaacgtaaaatcagggtacgtaaaacaccGGGTCTACTGTATggtgtattataaatatcatcattattaaattaaataactaaACAATTGAGAAGAGGATGATAATGAATATAATGATAGTGATTTAGGAATATTAATGTTGAAAATGATTAGATAGTGAACATAAAAATGTTGTTGACAACAATGATTAGagttaataatactgtaattgcaataacacattattattattataatgataataacatAATCACAATGAGAATTATGAGATTATAAGTAATAactgtatacatactgtgtGTACAAAGAAAGTCTTAAAATTCTTTGCTTCTACTTTCATCGTCCTAGACCACGGTATCTCTCCTTTCAGAATCATTCTCTCTGGGTCCACGTAATATAAGTGAGGTCCTTCGGTTAACAGGAAATTCCGTCTTCTTGCAAACAAGCCCTAATGAACaaagaatacaaaatatttgGCACTATAATACATGAATTGTTGCTAAGGGGCGtgtggcacagtgtgttggccccttgactactgatcgtgagattgaggttcgaatccaactctcgcctcATTGCCTGTATCCTTagacaagatactttacttataCTTGCCtatctccacccaggtgtataaatgggaacccggttTGACACAaatttgcgctgattactagctgcattatgggagtatgtttccatacatgtttgatccaaaaaagtTTACTTGgttaataatgttcagcgcttagaggttacacaacattaggcgctatataaatccaggatattttattacttattattatgaataaaaatgttgaacTTTGGTCTACTATCCTCAAATGACAAGAATAAGAAGGTAATCTACATTTGcaaattaaaacaattgtttcagacccaacattttaaatataaacattcttTGCAGTATATAACCAAGCCAATCTAACAAAAGTACAATGAGCTCCAAGATATGAACtcataacagtcctttgatcttatgtctggctgtaacaaataccaacagtaccaTACTATGTACACATTCTCTGCAGTGCGCAGTGTCTGTTAAGGGTGTGGAACTGATAatgtcacagccacagataaaccctttgatctccagaaCTCAGCAtcttgttgttagattgccttgatctAACCCAGTTATTAACATAGTTTTCCTATTCTAAATGTTTACCTTTCTTTTGTCTAATAATCCCATCTTCAGAATTAAATTTCCATTTACAAATTGGTGCCACTTGACGTCTTTCTCCTGTTTAAGAAGCAACTGAGTGCGCTCTTGGCTCGTAGGGTCTAAAACGTATTTCCGTGAATGCGTTTTTTCATAGTTTTCTGTTtcatttgtgtttattttttgaaaatcctCAGATAAGCTGTTTGATAGTATATTAAAATCATCAACCTGAAAAGTAGTAGTATTGTGAGTGGTTACCATGCCTGTATCAGAGGTTATTGGGATCAAATCCCGACTTGCTCCCAGGAACTTGAAGGCACTCGCAATCTTAcataaaagtattttaattaagtCTGTATTTATCATATGTGGTGTACTATACGGTCTGGAAAAAAACTCAAATCCAAAACTCAAGCCAAATATGAAGTCACATCTTTTGACTTTAGAGGTTAAAGTTCAAATTAATACTGAATAAAAATAAGACTTACATAGTAGTCACTGTGTATTTCTTCACCATCTAGCATTGTGAATGGTTTTAATGCAGGAGGTGTTTGTTTATGTATGTTTTCCCAATTGACACCTTGAAAGAATTGATGTTCCTTTAGTTCAGCATAGCCCCCACATTCATTGCATCCTAACCTCTTCTTGGGATCTATTACCTGTTTGTaacgataaacaataattattagagGCTCTTATAATATTGATAGCGTTTCAAAACGACGTGTCCAAAAGGGTTTTAAAAGCACATTGGTACTAAGAAGTTAAGACATTTTTTTAACAGATGTACtagttaaaaattaaatatagtaaaaggccttatataataaaatgattatgCTAGTTCATTTGGCCCACATGGTTAAGGCAGACATCATAAATAATGCATTACATTATTAATGGCATTATAGCATAGTGTGTGCGAAATAATTAGTGCGACTAAATCCAGAATGACACATAAACCAATAACTTTTGTATTAAATCCACAATAACATAGTAAACTTACCAATAACTTTTGTACTAAATCTTTAGCTTTCTCGGGAAAACCATCAGGAAACACATAGTCTAGCTTTAAAATCTTTTGGAAAATTAGATATTCCGTtctgaaaaaattacaaaaatgacatgcttaatattaaaatattaaataccgTATAGACACTGATGTTGTGTTTTGTTGAATGTGTGGGAACTATAatactgtttgtttgtttcatttaattattttccaCACATTGAACAAAAGGAACAGAAATATAAACTATAAGAAAAGAAAAGAGAAGACAATGTGTGAAAGGAGATCAAAATAACTAAAAATTACTTTAAGCATTGACCACCTGAACAGTAGGTCTCATTTTGTAACTAAAAGAAAAACAGTTGGAATAGGAATTTGTTTTCGTTTTATCATCAATGTACAACTTAAGAACAATCAAAATATCATATTGTACCCCTACTAAAACTTATATCTAAATTGTCAAAACACTAAAATTGACTATCACTACTATTTCTATTGATGTTTCTTCGTTCAAACCTCATAAATTCAATGATAACAGAGCGTCATTTGTGCATGCCTATATCACTATGCACTTACCCTGCTCTGAACGGCGGTAAACCTGCAGACATTTGGTAAATAATTGCTCCCAGCGCCCATAAGTCAGAGCTAAAATATTACAAGAATAAAAGTTTAATCAAATTTAGTGGCAAGCAGACGGCATCAACAAAAGGTTAAAGATCaccatatttgtttgtttttattttattcagccAAAatcaacagcgataattaccgccactaacaggtttgaaacaaacaaagccaggactgctTAAAGCACCTTGACTGGTCaaaacattgatcaagggcttctctcgtccagtgcccaccttgaccagaggaaaggcatgtGCCAATACCTCTGAGgaagatactagatgcaggggctgccataagagtcagcaatgctgatttcaaatgcttaacgggaccccagctccatatacagcacccgaaATTCCCAGATGATCTCCCACCTAAGCTCTAACCAGgtccaacgttgcttaactttggtgatctgacgagaaccgtgTTTCAACGTTGTAAAGCTGTATATGCATTGTTACTTACCATTTACTTGCAGACTTCTCTACTCTCTCCGTCCTATTTGTTGTAAGAAGTTCCGGTGATACATACTGTGCTGTTCCAACGAATGAATTTGCACGTACAATTCCTTAAAAAAAagtcattaaatattattaaatgaataattgTGATTTAGCAAATTTATTTCTGAGAACCTCTGATGTGGTTGAATCTAGCCTTAGATTTCAGTAGCCAGTGGCGTAGCAGCTTTGAGCGCTTACTGGCTAAACCTAGGGCCCAGAGCTCAATGGGCCTCAGAGCATAAACAGTTTAATGCAACTACTCAGTGTTGGAGGGCCCGTTGGGAGTGCTTTTGCCCTGTGTGTTACGCCACTCTCTGTAGCGACATCCCTTGTCTAAGAATTGTTCTGAACCGCAACATTTTCCCTCCATCATGTTTCATATCTTACCATCTGTGCTATCAGCCTCTAGAATTTTTGCTGAACCAAAATCGGtaatttgaatatgccattcttcatttagtaaaatattttctgGTTTTAAATccctaaaaaaaatcatgaagcaatattaatatttatacagAAAGCAAAAGAATGTATAGAAATTAAGGTTGCATGACACTGTACGTCTTGTAATGTAGAATGCATTAAAACAAACAGTAtttctgcagtaactgcagtaaaatacattttagaCATACCTATGAATTATTCCCAAGCTGTGCATATGTTCAAGTGCTAGTACAATTTCGGCCGCGTAAAACCTTGTTGTGATCTCGTCAAATGAGCCAACTTTATGTATGTACGGTAATAACTCTCCACGCTTTGCTAAACTTAAACCAAAATCTGTTAATCAGAAGTTAAgaaatattcaacaaacatGATGGCCTTATCTGCAACAAAATGAAGCTCGGTAAAATGCGGGTTGAATTCAAATTGTAATAATGACAAGATTATTtactcataataatattaatcatataattttttttcccaacatttttacattggtgatattttcatctttatagTTAAGGATACATAGCCTCTCTTTGTCTTGAAATGTGAAGTAAAGCTTAACAAAGAACGGATGATTCAAACGGGCCAGGACGTCACGTTCCCGCATAACATATTTCTGTTTGTTTTCTCGGATCATTTGCCGCTTCGTTAATATTTTAActgaaaacataaaaataagaaTGTCAATATAAATAGTATTATGCTGCACCATACTGCAGTATTTAGATAATTTGGTAATGTGGTAAGCAGGCAACTTCAGTAAATTTCAAGAagttaatgtttaattttttattatcgTTTCAGGAACTTATGTTGTTTATATTATCCACACCTGCAGCTAtcatcaatataaataatatactaacTTATAATTACTGCAACAAGTAGAGTACATGAATAAACTATATGTGTATCAAAGGTGATAAAGTAAGTTGTTTGTGAAGTAAATGTCTAGCTAATTCCCAGGGTTTGTTGTTGATAATAATCACCACTCCCTCATAACATAACTTCAGAGCAATATGAGCTTATAAGGCCTGCTACATTCATCATTCTATATGCGTCACCATGTCATGTTACTTGTGAAACTCAAAACAAAATACTTAGTATTTATCTGTCAAGATGGTATAGTTTAAGACATTGCATCATTTCCATGACAACAGCATGTTTTGAATATATCACTTATTTTACtcaacaagtaaacaagtaataataataataatcacttttttttattttcctatttcaatttgttttgtcTGGTATCACAGTACTATTAATTGTTTACAATTCTTTAGGCTAGTTACAATTGGCAAATTGAAAGTCCAAACTACAAAAATGACATGCTTAATGTTAAATAACGTATAGGCACTGATGTTGTGTTTTGTTGAATGTGTTGGCCTAGTGGTATGTGGTGGGAGCTATAATACTAGGTCTCATATTGTAACTAAAAGAAAAACAGTTGGTCCAGACATAGCCTGGACTCGTGCtcaatatgaatttatttccgTTTTATCATCAATGTCCAACTTAAGAACATTCAAAATATCATAATATACCcctaaaatggtaaaattattTAACCCTAGCAGGGTTGTGTCTCCTAGACAATGCTCCGTCTGGGGTGTAACCTCTCGACCTAACTTGCCATTGATTATAAAGCAAACAACAcactttcaatttaaaattctgtctacactatcgaaaaaaatttgaaaaaaaaaacatgatatgcccaaatatggtagtgatatacccaaatatggtagtgatatgacatcactgtgtacatatatgggcatatcacattttttttgtctcatagagtttgattgtgtagacaagGCTAATGGTTGTTTTTCATGTCAACAATGACTTTTATGATTGCCAGCATGCACGTAGCAGAAAACAATGCAGTGCATTCAATATCAAAATAACATACTTtagaaaaataatgataaatgtaTCAATGTGCATGTGACGCAGGTAAATCCATCAACTTATTATTAAACTGTTGTTTGCTCAGTAAATACGGGAATTATCCATATAAATCCAATTTATTATTGATGGTTCAcacatgaaaataaattaatgactTAAAGAAACATGATATTCTTGTTTACAGAGTTTGTGATATATTGTATCATTATTTAAATCGTTttacaatacataatataaagtTGCCAGTAACTGATTCGTGGAActaaaatttgataaataaatgcAAGGAATACATAACAGGACACATTAATGTtcaaaataatcaaagaaacatatttttgaaataagGCAGTTTCACATTGGTATTTGTTAAagatgtttattataataatacgtcGTCCAATTACATTAGAGAGCACTAAAATGTTGTTCATATTAACTGACTACAGGAAATGTCCAGATAGATCAATCCAATTAGTATAGATGGTTCACACGTGTACAGTAATACTATATTAATGATCATGAAACAGCACAAGAACACACACAGCGAATAGGATGTCTGAAAATTTGGAATATCCAAGTTTTCTATCATTCCCTATCAATCCATAACAATCTAAAAACTGAGAtttcaagctctgtctacagtacactatcaaactagtttgacagaaaaaggtgtgatgtgcccaaatatggttattggtagtgatatgctcaaatatggtagtgatatgacatcatcatgtccatatatgggcacatcacatttttttgtcacataaagttgataTTCTAGGTTATGAtgtagaaaactcagatatatatCTGACACTCAGATGAGTTTTCTACATCTTGGTTTTTTAGATGCTTCAGAAAATCAACTTCATCTCCATTGGAAGGATATTCCTACCATTTCCAGGACTGAGAAAATATTAAACAGTTCGTGTCTTGGTGAGGATGTTTTTCTTGTCTTACGGATATTCACAAATTTCCCATTtaacaatattcaatatttatttcatcGTTTATTTCCAAGTGGTTTGGGTTTTTCTttccaatatttttttcttttaatttctaTGAATTATTCAACATATTGTGCTTATGTGCTATTTGTTTACAAAGATATTCAGTCTCTTGAGATTCTATTGATGAAAAACAACTCACTCAAGCCATGTTCTAATCATAAATGCTTCAAATAAATTGCTACTCAAATTAATTACTAACCGGCCGACTAGTCAATTCTTTTAACGATCTTGAATGCCAACCGTCATGACCCACACGGTATGTTTAACAGACTGGAAGACACTTGTCTAATGATTCGGAAACAAACTCATCACTCTGTCTGATCTCATCATGTTGTAAATAAGGATGTTGTTTTTGACAAATAGGCCAAGCACAGATCCATTGGAACATGATGTACTATTACAAACTGTACTAGACGGACCACTGGGCTACtaaaactttttttgttaaacttccTAGCCTACATTGTGTTGACATACTGCACACATTGTAATGTTAATACATTTTCCTGGTATAGTGGGCTACTGTAGTAATTCTTCAATTTTGTGCATACAGTACTACATTAGGTCATAAATAAAGGAAAGCTGAATTTGGAGACCAATAACCTTCCTCATTGACttgaatattataattactGCAAGATTACAGTCAGGCTGGGTATACAGACTACAAAGTGGGATCTCCTTAATAGGGacgtcccctgaatagaggtctCCCGGATGAGGGCTTCtattaccgatgtgcacctagaacacctccagaaagattttgaacgcattgagtcggatgcctctcatcctctccacaaagtgatcatacttaatccaagtggtagattgaggctcctcagtgtgaaaacaaatcgatatgccaaatcctttattccctccggtatcatccagtacaacaggaagtcaagaagataattttatcttgtattttttttagatgtttttatatgaatggttttatgctatatttgttttttattgtgttttctttgttattatgacgagcaatgaatttcctttttgaggatcaataaaagttatcttatcttttCTTATCTTATCTTCTACTGTAGTCATACTAGGTTGTTGGCATAATCTAGTCAGATCTCAGATTATTGGTCCTTACAGAAATTCCTATCATGCTTTTCTTACTCACACAATAAAATTGTTTTCGTCAAACTACATCTGTCACAATAAAAgtaatttctattattattattaatttcttctAAGAAGAGCCATAAATCTGTTTACTATACATGGAAGCCGTTTCCATGAcaatcaattttaatgtttctttCAAAAACTGAATTCCATACagcaataaaaaacaaacaaccgAGCCAACGATTCTTTACTTTTCTCTCATTTCAAAAGCAATAAatctgttttttaaaaaaacactttatatCTTTCAAAGCATTTCTATGGAATAACCGATTTGTACTGGTTCCTTCATAGTCTCAATATAGCTACGATAAAAACAACCAGTAAACACAGATTGGTGCGCTCTCAAATTTGATAAACAACATATCCACTTACGTCATGGAGACGCACAAACATCTGCTTGTGTtattaaagtatattattaattcaattcaatatttttatttcagagaCAATACATCCAGTGTAaacagaatttaaataaacagcTTTGTATCACtacaaaaatatgaatatgaaatcAACCTTTTTTCAAGGCTTTAAATTCTATTTACTAGTATTACATTTGTCataattgctagttgaaaatGTCAAACCTACAgtagttgtttgtttgttggttgtgattttttttaaacagtttcatTTTTGTGTAGCAAAAGCATTTGAGGTATAATCTACCAATCGCTGTAAATATTTGTAACTTAATGTGCTTATGTGTTTGATTTTGTATCAATTGTTTGCTTGtggataaaaataatttaaaaaatcttataattttaaaatagttctaTTTACGACTGTTTATGAAGTATTTTACAATGTTGAAAATACACAAGAAATGGAATGGTTCCCACTTGAGGGTGCAATTCTAGGATTATGGTTGCTTAATGTTGTCAGTTTatctaccgtatatttcggtgtataagtcgcacttttgacacgcaaatttgccctctaaattaagggtgcgtcttatacaccgaacataaatgcctcaccacacagattgtacatatcgtcacctcgtttgctaggcctgagtaggctaggcctagctacagtatactaacgtaacggcaacctgcttctgcctagttttcaaggcattttagcatcatgttatactaaatatgatgaaaagatttgtttattatggagctGCTGTTTTAGGCGccccgataaaatttcatttgtaaacgtttacgattggaatagcctaggctagtatttatttatagttatacgcacgatcgccgaccgccgtacccccagcgcaagcccttcctgggcggccacatggtgtacggtattcgactagtatattctccaggtgattgtagcatggacctagcgtacacacttttcggatacatagatactaatcgaatacgattgtccgtgaaaacgtgcaccctctcgaaatgatcgatcGAGACTAGCCCACACACACgtacgtgttacacacacggtcatgcactcgatgttgcgggtgcgaaactcatgaataaaaagctagaaagaacttgttgaggctgggcgcggccgagcctaggtaagaaaaaacctaaataaaggacgccattgtagatataacaaaattattattacaataatattgattacaattttttttttaattgtttttatgaaatataaaggtgcgtcttatacatcgacgatataaaaaataccgatattttactctcagagggggtgcgtcttatacacaggtgcgacttatacaccgaaatatacggtaggtaAGCTACACCTAGATTTTCAGATACagtttgtatatttatttattagtgaAAGTAAAAGTGATAATATTTTGCAATGTCTTCTTATTATTAAATCACTATGGGATAAACATTACACCATGTTGATAACATTGATACACaaagaaaaatgtttgttattaatatcataaataatgaTCACCTACTTGCATACTCTTTTCTTGTTGTTTTCTCAATTGCTTGAACAACctgtatataaaatacataaaacaatatttttgattaacaaatattaatcaGATGAATGTAAGAAATCAATAAGTAgatgtttgtttcatttatcagacagaattattaattaaaaatgttcttCAATTGATTTGGTATCTGACAATGAGGCCCTTGGAGAATACCATATTACAAATAGCCACTCTAACTTTACACTATTAAGTCCAAACCATACAATTAAGCCTCTACTTAATTAAAggggaaataaataaattaaaattcaaaagCTTACAAAATAATTGACTTGATTGGCATTATTCTGTTATGTTGATTagttataatacagtacaacacCTCCTTTGAAACACCTCTATTTAAAAGGATATCCCAAtaaaggggacacctctattaagagacacctctattaaggagacacctatATTAAGGGATACCTCTATTaagagacacccctattaaggggacacctctattaaggagacacctatattaaggaga contains:
- the LOC140062155 gene encoding 3-phosphoinositide-dependent protein kinase 1-like isoform X1, coding for MPNLLTIVFKKLKGGGNKSNNQKSNNQGKETPQTEVPQQVIQAQKKQRSDFEFGKILGEGSYSEVVQAIEKTTRKEYAIKILTKRQMIRENKQKYVMRERDVLARLNHPFFVKLYFTFQDKERLYFGLSLAKRGELLPYIHKVGSFDEITTRFYAAEIVLALEHMHSLGIIHRDLKPENILLNEEWHIQITDFGSAKILEADSTDGIVRANSFVGTAQYVSPELLTTNRTERVEKSASKCSDLWALGAIIYQMSAGLPPFRAGTEYLIFQKILKLDYVFPDGFPEKAKDLVQKLLVIDPKKRLGCNECGGYAELKEHQFFQGVNWENIHKQTPPALKPFTMLDGEEIHSDYYVDDFNILSNSLSEDFQKINTNETENYEKTHSRKYVLDPTSQERTQLLLKQEKDVKWHQFVNGNLILKMGLLDKRKGLFARRRNFLLTEGPHLYYVDPERMILKGEIPWSRTMKVEAKNFKTFFVHTPNRTYYLIDPEGYALEWCRAIEEMMHYTYKS
- the LOC140062155 gene encoding 3-phosphoinositide-dependent protein kinase 1-like isoform X2, which produces MASVKPETGGGNKSNNQKSNNQGKETPQTEVPQQVIQAQKKQRSDFEFGKILGEGSYSEVVQAIEKTTRKEYAIKILTKRQMIRENKQKYVMRERDVLARLNHPFFVKLYFTFQDKERLYFGLSLAKRGELLPYIHKVGSFDEITTRFYAAEIVLALEHMHSLGIIHRDLKPENILLNEEWHIQITDFGSAKILEADSTDGIVRANSFVGTAQYVSPELLTTNRTERVEKSASKCSDLWALGAIIYQMSAGLPPFRAGTEYLIFQKILKLDYVFPDGFPEKAKDLVQKLLVIDPKKRLGCNECGGYAELKEHQFFQGVNWENIHKQTPPALKPFTMLDGEEIHSDYYVDDFNILSNSLSEDFQKINTNETENYEKTHSRKYVLDPTSQERTQLLLKQEKDVKWHQFVNGNLILKMGLLDKRKGLFARRRNFLLTEGPHLYYVDPERMILKGEIPWSRTMKVEAKNFKTFFVHTPNRTYYLIDPEGYALEWCRAIEEMMHYTYKS